TTGAAAAGACAGCAATCGACCCCCGCACTTTTGATTTGGGAAAAATAGCCTGCACTGTTCGCTAACTAGAGCTTCTGGGAACGAACATCAACTTCATTGTAATTCATACACCAATGctaagttttaaaatgtttatttcagacATCTTTTAGTGTCAAGGAGAAAGTAAATTACGATTATGTTTGGTGTTAACCTACATGTATGTAGCTTATTCCTATTTGACAGCGGTCCTAAACAGGCAGGGGATTGTCTTACTTGAGCCTGTCTCTGCTGCAACACGAGTTTCTTGTAGTCTGCCTGAAAGATGAAGCCAGCGAAACAGAAAAGTAttgccttgtttttttttcaaaaggcaAATAAGGTAAGTTGACATAAATTTTATACATGACCAGCCTTAATGAAATGCCAATTTTCATCATTCCCCCAGATGCCATTTAGCCATGTTTGTGATGGCCTTAAATTCGAAATGATTTAATCAAAGAGATAATCGTTTAAGCACACTAATGGTATGCAGAGGaatcactaaattaaatataaattaatgttaaaaccagtgatgggaataacggcgttactacggcgttatttttttcagtaacgagtaatcaaacgaattactgtttcccccgttacaacgccgttaccgttactgacaataaaatgtggcgttactatattatattattagaattcaatttttcagttcatctgaatggatgcgcagtgtagctgtatttgacgtaccataaacaaTGTGAAgacgcacgactcgccgtcgctttctctcacatacacgcacgcaaagaaagatacagagcgagagagtctttcataacatgcagaatttacgagctacatgtaaacgatattctttgttgtattttcctgtcaaaataacggagttcctttggaattcttcagcttttaagaactgctggtttctctggtagtgggcggagctaatgcacaaacgacaatctcattggctggcgctcacctattatcagcactgttttaatttcagcaaatcaattcgagcgaacgcagacaatgtgattaatattcatgaacccagcagctcattaatccttagtgcgttttatattgatgacaaacatgcattcatacttggttattctaattactaaagttctatcatcatataacattaaattatcataatatgatattataatgcttgactgactgatactaagtgtcagtagataaatagtgtagattaatgtacaatgttttataataataacttattctttttagtgtccatttcattaatttaacatatttaatattcggggcatccaaagttatttgacgtttgaattttttttttaaagtaacgcaatagttactttccctggatattagttacttttataatgatgtaattcagttactaactcagttactatttgtgagaagtaactagtaactataactaattacttttttaaagtaaagtgCTCAACACTggttaaaacacaaaacatttaattattttaatctttatttgagtaaaattattattattttttatttaacatttaggtacagtacatttttttattttttttattttaggtacaacacattttaattttatcattatttaattttttatttacctgtatGCAAGCACAGTAATGTTCAAACTGTGTTATTTGCAATGTTGCAATGGCTGACAACAATACATATTCTTATTAGGAATTAAACTGCCTTGTTTTtgaactgtgcagagctgtagcTGAATAGTTAGGCCTGCAACGCTACTGTATTTAATGTTGGTCATTATGGTGGTACTCGGAGAGCCAAATATTTTCTGAGGGTGTGCCTAACCATTTGATCGTGTCTGTTTGAATCATAACCATATGGTAACCTGTGTTAACTCTTCTTCATTCAAAACATCATAACATATCATCATCCCATGtaattattaactattaacccAAATAGTGTGAAATAACAGAATCAAAATGTATAAAGTAGAATTGTGCAAGTTTGAAAGTTGAGACATCCCACATAAAAGGCTGGTCTACAGGGGACAGATTCGTCATTCTTCAGGCATTTTGCTCATCCCTAAATTTTGATCATTCATATGTAGCCTACTTCTTATTTTTACTTTGTATTGTAGTAATAATCAATATTATTCTATTAATGATCAGGCAAGTTTAATATATGATGATGGTTGATTATTCCAGTATATTGTGGCAGTACTATGGTACAGTGATGGTATCAGATTACTTTAATATATACCATGGTGCTGAAGTAAGCCCTTCCATaaaataccatggtacagtATATGTcccaaaaacaaatgttttttttgtaagtttatgatttgtattaaaatactatgatttttttttttttatcatagtTTCTTTCACAGAGCGGGTCCCCAACCCTGTCATAAACACAGAGAAGattgtagtttaaaaaaaaaatgatatcaaAATGAATTTGAAAGTATAACAGCGTAAGACTTTCATGTTTCACTTCTCATGTTTACCATTGTACTTTGTTTGCTCCAGtgatcatttacatttagctgCTTTTGATCATCCAGAAATTACCAGGTGGTACTAACAGAGACTTGCTTGTTGAAAGTTCACTAACATAATCgttcatatttcataatatttggAGAAAGCAGCTTTACCTCATCCAGGCAGTTGATTCTGCTCCAGAGTTAATTTTGttgcagatttttattttagtcaCAGTTTGTGTCTTTTATCAACTAACATTTAACACATCACCTTCTTCAGTACttgttgtggcagaaatgtTTTCCATTTCTCAGTAAagctgtgttgttgttgttgttgttgttgttgttaatctCACATTCGCTCTTTTGGTTGTTTTTTCACccttttggttgtttttttattttttgcaactTTTCACTATAATGCCCTTTCAATTCAATAAGTTTGATTATGGTTACACATTGATTGTGGTTacaaaactaatatatatagatCAGTTATCGGCCCGCATTTTAACAAAAAGCGTTCACCACTAGGTGGCAGTATTTAACCACTAAACCGTTTGTGAACGGAACGCCCATTTGTTTCAGTTTCGCTTTGGGCTTCCTTTATTGGGCTTCTGTCGTCTTAATGTCGGCAGCTCGGGCGTGTTTCTGAAACACCGTGCTGTTTAAAATACTAAAGAAAGGTGCAAAAAGCAGTACTTTGTACCAAAATGCTTGTCTTGACGCATTCGACGGCCGTTATTTGGGCTGTGTTCATCGTCACAGGAGCTGTTTCAGGTAAATTATGTGTTCGCCGCGTATTATGGCGCCGCGTTCCTTCTCGACTAATTTAAATTCGATTAGTTTTAAAAGATAGTACGGTAGCCTAATTTACAATACCAAACGATTGTGGAGTATTTTAGATAATTACATTAACGACAGTCGTGGCCTATTTTTTCACGTTAGTATTTCAAGTTATTATCCTCACTCCTACGGCCTACCCTGGCTAATGGCGGATTCAGATGATTATACcgtgttttaatatacatgtatataatcAATATGTTGATTTACTATGCTGTTTACtatgtattttatgtacatTACTTATTTAGATATATAATATCTATGGCCAGATATAATATTCGGCATATAGTGCATTATACTTTTAGGTACTTTTTGTTGATGTAACATGTTATCCGGAAGCTACCAGTAACTACAGAAATTGTTGaatgttgactaacatactctCTCATACTTTATTATTTAGGTGAAGATGTGAAGAAAGCAGTGGGTGGGACAGTTTCCTTTAGTCCAGACAAATTAGAATCTCCTGTCACCAGCATCACATGGAAACATGTTAGTCTTTCTACTGTGAAGGCGATTGAATGGGACGTTGATGATGGTGTTATCATCCCGAATCAGAGATTCAAAGACATCACAACTCTTGATGAGAAAACTGGAAAAATCACTATAACTAATTTAAAAGTCGAGCATAGTGGAGAGTATACCATTGACATCAACAGTAAAGAGCAGGGACAAAGATTCAGCTTGGAAGTTATGGGTGAGtggatattattatattaattaattttaatactgTTAAAGCATCATATTATAATTTTGGTTGtttttgcaaacaaacatacaaagaaAAACGGCACCGTGGTGCAGTAATTGGATCAGATTGTAATACCATGTTACTTTGATAAATACCATAATACTGTAATTCATGCACCAGTGTATTTACATGCTACTGCAAGGTACTTCCAGGAATACCACGGTAGATGCTCAAAAACACTGTAGTACAATGATGTGTTATGGTTAGTATTCACATATAGTGTAGGGTTGTGTGATattgactatatatatatattacatgggtaagttattacatttaataactaTATTTAATTAGAACAATAATACACCATTAGACTGTTACCATTGAAATAAAATCAGTACCAACAAAATCCATTTTGCGCTGCAGAGGCACAGAATCAGCAGcacctgatttaaaaaaaaaaaataacactgaaatatGAAGTAGGCTAATCAAAAAATGGaattatatgtttaaatatgaaactaaaactgccagtaaGTGGCGGCAAGTCACAGTCTTGATGagtgagtcattcaaatgactgattcattcaggattGAAGCAAATGACTGTCTTTATCAATTAGATATTGATTCATTCACTCAAACAATTAGTTCAAAACATGCTGATATTCAAAACACCTATGTATTTTGTATGAGACACGCAATGGTTCTGCTCTTGATTTGTAACCATATTTATTGCCATTTTAACTGCATCCTAACAGGCTTCATCACACAATGAATGCTTGGACTTTCAAAGTGTATTTTTGTCTGGTTTTTGCAGAAGTGAGTGATATACTCAATTATATCAGCTCGCActttgttaaaacaacaattatgatATTGTTGACGATACATATAGCACACCCTGAGTATCACAATATTACTCTCTGATGCCATTATTGTACCATGGTAGTGTCAGATCTTTTTTTGCATGGCTGTTGTAGTTGTGCTTGATTTCATTTTGCTTTCTCAGTGGAGAGAAAGATCACGTTTTTCATCGTTTCTTTCACAGAAGAGGTCCCCAAACCTAACATAACTGTAGAGAAGAGCAGTAACCCTGATgctttgtatttaatttgtgaGTATGATGAAAAAATAATCTGGAAGAATTCTGCTGGACAAATACTCACGGGCTCAAAGCACACAACAAAAGGAGAATCCATCACagtcaaaaacacaagaaatccAGAAAACTACTACACCTGCACACTCAAGAACGCAGTGAGTGAGAAGACCAGTGATCCGGTCTATGAGAGAGAACTGTTTGTGACAGGTATGACAGCAAATTACTTCaggtcattttttatttttaggtgctGAGATGAGTTGCTTACATTGTGATATACTGTATCAGGCATCAGGGGTTCTGTGGTTGCTTATACTATTAACCAAGAAATCAGTAATCTAAAGCCCCGTTCAGACTACAAGATTTTCTTTGTCGGTAACGACAGTCACTGTGTCAGATTATGTGATTTTGACTGATAAAATCTTGTCGTGTCATGAATAAGAAACATGTCAGACTATATGATGCTACCCGAGCAGTCATCGCATGCCGtcattaatgacaattttcattgtGGTAGTCCCTCATCATGCAGGAGTGTTGTTGCTGTAGCTCCACGAACATTTCCTTCATTGTAAAATTACACCTAGCAAGTCTCTCTTTAGTTTCGCTTGTTTGAAAGCTTGTACAAAGGCGCTTCTGTGCTCCTATTGGCCAGTGCCACAGATGTGATGGAACTTGTCGTGTACGACGGGAGAAAAAATGAAACATGCAAGTCTTTCAGTGTTGACGTCGTGAAGCATCGCAGAGGTGTCGTGCACTAGGACACACTACACGAGATGAAACGATTGAATCGTGCGTCCCGACACCCTACGTCAAgcaaaatcgggctaaaatcatGCAGTCTGAACGGGGTTTTAAGTTAGTAGATGTATTATGCTTTCTAGCAATTTGTTTTATGAAACCAATTTTCTCTTTCTGAAGAATCAAGCGCAGGACTGATCGTGGGGATTGTAATTCTTGTTATCCTCCTCATCATTATCGGCTTGATTTGTGCCTATCTACTCTTAGAGTCCATTTACAGTAGGTTTCCTATTGTGCTTttatccttttctttttttttttgagtattaAATATGATTTGTGTCTTTAAATTCCACTACTTTTCTCCAACCTCTGTGTAGACATTAATGTATTTCggttatttttatgataagagATTTTTTTCAAGGTTTACATTAAGTTCATTAAGAATGtcttcatatttcattttagcCTGTTTTACTAATTGCATTCTTTAGAAACTTTAGCACTGTGTGTTGGTTAAAAATTTGCAACGATAgcaaatattttgattattgcAAAGTCTGCATTCAGCAACAATTGTATTTTACTCTGATAATTGATCACTTTAAATTATATGTACTTTTTTCTACACCAGACCGTGTTAATGAATGCTGTCCAGGTATAGAAAGTaagtttctgtttgtttgaattATTTTCTTCCAAAAAATTGTCATACCAGCAACTTTCTATAAAAATCCTTGATATGGGTCATTCAATAGACATTTATTGACTGTTTTTCTCCTCAGGTGTGTTACGCCACGTGGATTGTTGCGCAGAGAAGAgtatgtcattttcatttgtgtttattatttaccCTAAACTCATCacaaatatgacattttaattatattcttaaaaataactgtgaaCAACATAGTTTCAGTGGATCAAGCTGTTCTATTCAATAATTAAATGACAGTGATATCAGATATTCGATGGACATTTAATTGCTTTAAACTGTTATTTGTCCATTTCAAAATACCACGTTTCAAACACATTTCTTATGACTGAGCACCGTTGTTATTTCAAAACTCTAGTTGTTGCAGTTCTTTCATAGTGACCTGACTGTGAATATTTGATCTAATCATCAGTAACTATTGACCCACTGAATTTTCAGACTTTGAATAGACTTGATGAACATTTTAGGTTGTCCTGCTCTATATGTCTGTATAACTCCTGgatcttctttctttttcacaaatgaCACTGAAGGAAAGCAATATGATCTAGCGCCAAAGGGTAAGCATGTAATAACCCTAAGTTGTAATAAACTGTCATCTCTTAATACGAATATTTAAACTATCTATGGTTTGTTCTCAGTAAAGCGAATGTGATTACGTTTTGTTCTCAAAGCtacttttaaaacaattattctttattaaatcattactaTCTAAACAGTATCTGCTACACTGATATGTGAATCCAGCTGGTTTAAATTACAGAATAATTTATGGCAAGTTAAGCAACCCAGTTCACTTCTAACTTTTTATGACTgtcaatataatattaaaaaagtttaatttaattttatggctaattgtttattatttggtTAATTATCAAGGTGACGAGAAGAAAGTAGATGTGGTCAGCACaggtaagattaaaaaaaagtttgatttaTCATAGACAAATAATTACATCAATAGTCCTTTACAAATATGAAGACTTAACgattttacataaattatatttacagcGGACTGTCAATTACAGTTCTCCTGCATGCTCTTTCAAAGTGAATAATTGTATCTGATTATgttgaagatgatgatgatgatgatatgtTGACAAATGACTGTcaacataatataaaaagttgaaTTACATTGTATGgctaattgtttattatttggtTAATTATAAAGGTGACGAGACGAAAGTAGATGCGGTCAGCACAGGtaagatgattaaaaaaataataatattttttggtttATCATAGACAAATATTCCATCAATAGTCCTTTACAAATATGAAGACTTAAAGATTTTACATAAGTTATATTTACAGCGGACTGTCAATTACAGTTCTCCTGCATGCTCTTTCAAAGGGAATAATTGTATCATTATGATGATGATATGTTGTTGACAAATGACTGTCAgcataatataaaaagttgaaTTACATTGTATGgctaattgtttattatttggtTAATTATCAAGGTGACGAGAAGAAAGTAGATGTGGTCAGCACAGGtaagatgattaaaaaaataataatattttttggtttATCATAGACAAATATTCCATCAATAGTCCTTTACAAATATGAAGACTTAAAGATTTTACATAAGTTATATTTACAGCGGACTGTCAATTACAGTTCTCCTGCATGCTCTTTCAAAGGGAATAATTGTATCATTATGATGATGATATGTTGTTGACAAATGACTGTCAGCATAATATAAAAGTTGAATTACATTGTATGgctaattgtttattatttggtTAATTATCAAGGTGACGAGAAGAAAGTAGATGTGGTCAGCACAGGTAAGATTAAAAAAGTTTGATTTATCATAGACAAATAATTACATCAATAGTCCTTTACAAATATGAAGACTTAACgattttacataaattatatttacagcGGACTGTCAATTACAGTTCTCCTGCATGCTCTTTCAAAGTGAATAATTGTATCTGATTATgttgaagatgatgatgatgatgatatgtTGACAAATGACTGTCAACATAATATAAAAGTTGAATTACATTGTATGgctaattgtttattatttggtTAATTATAAAGGTGACGAGACGAAAGTAGATGTGGTCAGCACAGGTaagatgattaaaaaataataatatttttggtttATCATAGACAAATAATTACATCAATAGTCCTTTACAAATATGAAGACTTAAAgattttacataaattatatttacagcGGACTGTCAATTACAGTTCTCCTGCATGCTCTTTCAAAGTGAATAATTGTatcattatgatgatgatgatatgtTGTTGACAAATGACTGTcaacataatataaaaagttgaaTTACATTGTATGgctaattgtttattatttggtTAATTATCAAGGTGACGAGAAGAAAGTAGATGTGGTCAGCACAGGtaagatgattaaaaaaataataatattttttggtttATCATAGACAAATATTCCATCAATAGTCCTTTACAAATATGAAGACTTAAAGATTTTACATAAGTTATATTTACAGCGGACTGTCAATTACAGTTCTCCTGCATGCTCTTTCAAAGGGAATAATTGTATCATTATGATGATGATATGTTGTTGACAAATGACTGTCAgcataatataaaaagttgaaTTACATTGTATGgctaattgtttattatttggtTAATTATCAAGGTGACGAGAAGAAAGTAGATGTGGTCAGCACaggtaagattaaaaaaaagtttggtttaTCATAGACAAATAATTACATCAATAGTCCTTTACAAATATGAAGACTTAACgattttacataaattatatttacagcGGACTGTCAATTACAGTTCTCCTGCATGCTCTTTCAAAGTGAATAATTGTATCTGATTATgttgaagatgatgatgatgatgatatatTGACAAATGACTGTCAACATAATATAAAAGTTGAATTACATTGTATGgctaattgtttattatttggtTAATTATCAAGGTGACGAGAAGAAAGTAGATGTGGTCAGCACAGGTaagatgattaaaaaataataatattttttggtttATCATAGACAAATATTCCATCAATAGTCCTTTACAAATATGAAGACTTAAAGATTTTACATAAGTTATATTTACAGCGGACTGTCAATTACAGTTCTCCTGCATGCTCTTTCAAAGGGAATAATTGTATCATTATGATGATGATATGTTGTTGACAAATGACTGTcaacataatataaaaagttgaaTTACATTGTATGgctaattgtttattatttggtTAATTATCAAGGTGACGAGAAGAAAGTAGATGTGGTCAGCACAGGTAAGATTAAAAAAGTTTGATTTATCATAGACAAATAATTACATCAATAGTCCTTTACAAATATGAAGACTTAACgattttacataaattatatttacagcGGACTGTCAATTACAGTTCTCCTGCATGCTCTTTCAAAGTGAATAATTGTATCTGATTATgttgaagatgatgatgatgatgatatgtTGACAAATGACTGTcaacataatataaaaagttgaaTTACATTGTATGgctaattgtttattatttggtTAATTATCAAGGTGACGAGAC
The genomic region above belongs to Onychostoma macrolepis isolate SWU-2019 chromosome 01, ASM1243209v1, whole genome shotgun sequence and contains:
- the LOC131547355 gene encoding uncharacterized protein LOC131547355 isoform X21, with the translated sequence MLVLTHSTAVIWAVFIVTGAVSGEDVKKAVGGTVSFSPDKLESPVTSITWKHVSLSTVKAIEWDVDDGVIIPNQRFKDITTLDEKTGKITITNLKVEHSGEYTIDINSKEQGQRFSLEVMEEVPKPNITVEKSSNPDALYLICEYDEKIIWKNSAGQILTGSKHTTKGESITVKNTRNPENYYTCTLKNAVSEKTSDPVYERELFVTESSAGLIVGIVILVILLIIIGLICAYLLLESIYNRVNECCPGIESVLRHVDCCAEKRKQYDLAPKGDEKKVDVVSTGDETKVDAVSTGDEKKVDVVSTGDEKKVDVVSTGDETKVDVVSTGDETKVDAVSTGDEKKVDVVSTDQNNVEDNHVSDATQSQNQ
- the LOC131547355 gene encoding uncharacterized protein LOC131547355 isoform X10 — its product is MLVLTHSTAVIWAVFIVTGAVSGEDVKKAVGGTVSFSPDKLESPVTSITWKHVSLSTVKAIEWDVDDGVIIPNQRFKDITTLDEKTGKITITNLKVEHSGEYTIDINSKEQGQRFSLEVMEEVPKPNITVEKSSNPDALYLICEYDEKIIWKNSAGQILTGSKHTTKGESITVKNTRNPENYYTCTLKNAVSEKTSDPVYERELFVTESSAGLIVGIVILVILLIIIGLICAYLLLESIYNRVNECCPGIESVLRHVDCCAEKRKQYDLAPKGDEKKVDVVSTGDEKKVDVVSTGDEKKVDVVSTGDETKVDVVSTGDEKKVDVVSTGDEKKVDVVSTGDETKVDVVSTGDETKVDAVSTGDEKKVDVVSTDQNNVEDNHVSDATQSQNQ
- the LOC131547355 gene encoding uncharacterized protein LOC131547355 isoform X16; this translates as MLVLTHSTAVIWAVFIVTGAVSGEDVKKAVGGTVSFSPDKLESPVTSITWKHVSLSTVKAIEWDVDDGVIIPNQRFKDITTLDEKTGKITITNLKVEHSGEYTIDINSKEQGQRFSLEVMEEVPKPNITVEKSSNPDALYLICEYDEKIIWKNSAGQILTGSKHTTKGESITVKNTRNPENYYTCTLKNAVSEKTSDPVYERELFVTESSAGLIVGIVILVILLIIIGLICAYLLLESIYNRVNECCPGIESVLRHVDCCAEKRKQYDLAPKGDEKKVDVVSTGDETKVDAVSTGDEKKVDVVSTGDEKKVDVVSTGDEKKVDVVSTGDEKKVDVVSTGDETKVDVVSTGDEKKVDVVSTDQNNVEDNHVSDATQSQNQ
- the LOC131547355 gene encoding uncharacterized protein LOC131547355 isoform X14; its protein translation is MLVLTHSTAVIWAVFIVTGAVSGEDVKKAVGGTVSFSPDKLESPVTSITWKHVSLSTVKAIEWDVDDGVIIPNQRFKDITTLDEKTGKITITNLKVEHSGEYTIDINSKEQGQRFSLEVMEEVPKPNITVEKSSNPDALYLICEYDEKIIWKNSAGQILTGSKHTTKGESITVKNTRNPENYYTCTLKNAVSEKTSDPVYERELFVTESSAGLIVGIVILVILLIIIGLICAYLLLESIYNRVNECCPGIESVLRHVDCCAEKRKQYDLAPKGDEKKVDVVSTGDETKVDAVSTGDEKKVDVVSTGDEKKVDVVSTGDEKKVDVVSTGDEKKVDVVSTGDETKVDAVSTGDEKKVDVVSTDQNNVEDNHVSDATQSQNQ
- the LOC131547355 gene encoding uncharacterized protein LOC131547355 isoform X23 gives rise to the protein MLVLTHSTAVIWAVFIVTGAVSGEDVKKAVGGTVSFSPDKLESPVTSITWKHVSLSTVKAIEWDVDDGVIIPNQRFKDITTLDEKTGKITITNLKVEHSGEYTIDINSKEQGQRFSLEVMEEVPKPNITVEKSSNPDALYLICEYDEKIIWKNSAGQILTGSKHTTKGESITVKNTRNPENYYTCTLKNAVSEKTSDPVYERELFVTESSAGLIVGIVILVILLIIIGLICAYLLLESIYNRVNECCPGIESVLRHVDCCAEKRKQYDLAPKGDEKKVDVVSTGDETKVDAVSTGDEKKVDVVSTGDEKKVDVVSTGDETKVDVVSTGDETKVDAVSTGDEKKVDVVSTDQNNVEDNHVSDATQSQNQ
- the LOC131547355 gene encoding uncharacterized protein LOC131547355 isoform X34, translated to MLVLTHSTAVIWAVFIVTGAVSGEDVKKAVGGTVSFSPDKLESPVTSITWKHVSLSTVKAIEWDVDDGVIIPNQRFKDITTLDEKTGKITITNLKVEHSGEYTIDINSKEQGQRFSLEVMEEVPKPNITVEKSSNPDALYLICEYDEKIIWKNSAGQILTGSKHTTKGESITVKNTRNPENYYTCTLKNAVSEKTSDPVYERELFVTESSAGLIVGIVILVILLIIIGLICAYLLLESIYNRVNECCPGIESVLRHVDCCAEKRKQYDLAPKGDEKKVDVVSTGDETKVDAVSTGDEKKVDVVSTGDEKKVDVVSTGDEKKVDVVSTDQNNVEDNHVSDATQSQNQ
- the LOC131547355 gene encoding uncharacterized protein LOC131547355 isoform X38, with the protein product MLVLTHSTAVIWAVFIVTGAVSGEDVKKAVGGTVSFSPDKLESPVTSITWKHVSLSTVKAIEWDVDDGVIIPNQRFKDITTLDEKTGKITITNLKVEHSGEYTIDINSKEQGQRFSLEVMEEVPKPNITVEKSSNPDALYLICEYDEKIIWKNSAGQILTGSKHTTKGESITVKNTRNPENYYTCTLKNAVSEKTSDPVYERELFVTESSAGLIVGIVILVILLIIIGLICAYLLLESIYNRVNECCPGIESVLRHVDCCAEKRKQYDLAPKGDEKKVDVVSTGDETKVDAVSTGDEKKVDVVSTDQNNVEDNHVSDATQSQNQ
- the LOC131547355 gene encoding uncharacterized protein LOC131547355 isoform X26, which gives rise to MLVLTHSTAVIWAVFIVTGAVSGEDVKKAVGGTVSFSPDKLESPVTSITWKHVSLSTVKAIEWDVDDGVIIPNQRFKDITTLDEKTGKITITNLKVEHSGEYTIDINSKEQGQRFSLEVMEEVPKPNITVEKSSNPDALYLICEYDEKIIWKNSAGQILTGSKHTTKGESITVKNTRNPENYYTCTLKNAVSEKTSDPVYERELFVTESSAGLIVGIVILVILLIIIGLICAYLLLESIYNRVNECCPGIESVLRHVDCCAEKRKQYDLAPKGDEKKVDVVSTGDETKVDAVSTGDEKKVDVVSTGDEKKVDVVSTGDEKKVDVVSTGDETKVDAVSTGDEKKVDVVSTDQNNVEDNHVSDATQSQNQ
- the LOC131547355 gene encoding uncharacterized protein LOC131547355 isoform X33: MLVLTHSTAVIWAVFIVTGAVSGEDVKKAVGGTVSFSPDKLESPVTSITWKHVSLSTVKAIEWDVDDGVIIPNQRFKDITTLDEKTGKITITNLKVEHSGEYTIDINSKEQGQRFSLEVMEEVPKPNITVEKSSNPDALYLICEYDEKIIWKNSAGQILTGSKHTTKGESITVKNTRNPENYYTCTLKNAVSEKTSDPVYERELFVTESSAGLIVGIVILVILLIIIGLICAYLLLESIYNRVNECCPGIESVLRHVDCCAEKRKQYDLAPKGDEKKVDVVSTGDETKVDAVSTGDEKKVDVVSTGDETKVDAVSTGDEKKVDVVSTDQNNVEDNHVSDATQSQNQ
- the LOC131547355 gene encoding uncharacterized protein LOC131547355 isoform X36, which translates into the protein MLVLTHSTAVIWAVFIVTGAVSGEDVKKAVGGTVSFSPDKLESPVTSITWKHVSLSTVKAIEWDVDDGVIIPNQRFKDITTLDEKTGKITITNLKVEHSGEYTIDINSKEQGQRFSLEVMEEVPKPNITVEKSSNPDALYLICEYDEKIIWKNSAGQILTGSKHTTKGESITVKNTRNPENYYTCTLKNAVSEKTSDPVYERELFVTESSAGLIVGIVILVILLIIIGLICAYLLLESIYNRVNECCPGIESVLRHVDCCAEKRKQYDLAPKGDEKKVDVVSTGDETKVDAVSTGDEKKVDVVSTGDEKKVDVVSTDQNNVEDNHVSDATQSQNQ
- the LOC131547355 gene encoding uncharacterized protein LOC131547355 isoform X37, with amino-acid sequence MLVLTHSTAVIWAVFIVTGAVSGEDVKKAVGGTVSFSPDKLESPVTSITWKHVSLSTVKAIEWDVDDGVIIPNQRFKDITTLDEKTGKITITNLKVEHSGEYTIDINSKEQGQRFSLEVMEEVPKPNITVEKSSNPDALYLICEYDEKIIWKNSAGQILTGSKHTTKGESITVKNTRNPENYYTCTLKNAVSEKTSDPVYERELFVTESSAGLIVGIVILVILLIIIGLICAYLLLESIYNRVNECCPGIESVLRHVDCCAEKRKQYDLAPKGDEKKVDVVSTGDETKVDAVSTGDEKKVDVVSTDQNNVEDNHVSDATQSQNQ
- the LOC131547355 gene encoding uncharacterized protein LOC131547355 isoform X2; translation: MLVLTHSTAVIWAVFIVTGAVSGEDVKKAVGGTVSFSPDKLESPVTSITWKHVSLSTVKAIEWDVDDGVIIPNQRFKDITTLDEKTGKITITNLKVEHSGEYTIDINSKEQGQRFSLEVMEEVPKPNITVEKSSNPDALYLICEYDEKIIWKNSAGQILTGSKHTTKGESITVKNTRNPENYYTCTLKNAVSEKTSDPVYERELFVTESSAGLIVGIVILVILLIIIGLICAYLLLESIYNRVNECCPGIESVLRHVDCCAEKRKQYDLAPKGDEKKVDVVSTGDETKVDAVSTGDEKKVDVVSTGDEKKVDVVSTGDEKKVDVVSTGDETKVDVVSTGDEKKVDVVSTGDETKVDVVSTGDETKVDAVSTGDEKKVDVVSTDQNNVEDNHVSDATQSQNQ